GCCGCGCGGCACTGCTGGATTGTCCGCATAGTAGCTAAGGAGCTCAGGATAGCGGGTGCTATAGGGTGGCTGATCGTAGTTGACGTCGCGCATGCGGTCGGTCAGCCACGTGTACCGGCCATCGAAGTAGTTGCGAGCCCAAGTGAGGCCCCGCGCGTCGATGTGCACCGATGCCTTGCAATCCACGAACACGTTGTTCTCCACGAGGTTGTCCCTTCCTCCGCCGAGAAAGACCGCCCTCCCGGCGCGGTAGAAGACGTTGCCCACCACAGAGGTGCCGCTCATGAAATCGTCCAGGTAGACCCCCATCACTCCAAACAGACCCGGGCCGTGCAGGTCGTGAAGGAAGTTGTAGCGCACGACCGTACCGCGCCAGGTATAGTCCCGGCCGCTGTAGATTGCTCCGGCGTCGCCGGTCTCCTTGACCACGTCATAGATTTCGTTGTACTCAATCACGTGCTCATTGCCGCTGAAGTAGATCGCCTCGTGCGGGGCATCATGAATCAGATTGTGCGCCACGCGATTACCTACGCCCTCCACCCGTATGGCATCGCGGTAGGTGAGGTTGATACGGCTAATCCGGTAGACATGGTTGTTTATGGCAAAATGGGACGCAGGGACGAGCGAAAGTCTGTCGCCACCGATTAGCCGGATCCCCCCATCTCCCGTGTCGTAGATATCGCAACTTTGCACGCCGTTGCGTACCCCTCCACTTACGGTCACGCCCGTGTTGCCAATGTTGCGAATGACACAGCCGGCGACCACGTTGTCATGGCCATCCGTAATGCGCACTGCGTTACCCCGTGTGAACTCGAAGACGAGCCCCTCGAGGGAGACAAAGGCGGTGCCCGAAAGCCTGACCAAGTCCTCGGCCATTTCCGAGATCCATAGGTCGCCAGGCCGAACTTCTTCTGGCGGCCAAAAGTAAAGCATCCCCTTGTCCGGATCAATGTAGTACTCCCCCGGCGCGTCCAATTCCTCGAGCACGTTGAGGAAGTAGAAGGGCTGTTCCTTGGTGTAGCCGTAGTGGTGGTGCGGTTCGGCGGGATAGATCTCGTGGCGCGCCGTGTCGATGCGGCCCACCGGCAGATAGGCGTCGGCCCAATCCCAGGACCAGAAGCCGTGCAACCACACCTCCTGCGGCTGCCAGTGGGCGGGCCGGTCCCCCGGGTAGACGAAGCGGCCATAGTGGCGGCCACGTGGCAAGCCATCTTTGGGCGTGTGCGCCACGCCTTCGTAGAGCAAGCGCGGCCCGTGCTGCGGCACCTCCACGATGTGCAGCCACCCCTCGTTCGGGTAGCGGGCCACCGTCATGCGTTGGCCGCGGAAGAAGAGCTCCGACGGCGCGGGCACTTCCGGGAGTCCCATGCCCGAGCGCTGCCGCCGCCCCACCTCGCTGATTCCCAAGGCGTGCAGGTCCACTTCCAGCACCTGTGACCTCGCCTCCGGGCTCAGCCTGGCAAGGACGCGCTCATCCTCCACCTTCCGCCAGCCGCTGAGCGGTCTGCCGCCTACCAGTCGCGCAATCTCGCCCGGGTAGCTGGCCCAAACCACTCCCCCGGCGGCGCTCCCCGAGTCCTCGGCGGAAAGTTCGAAAGTGCTGACCAGGGGGTAATCTCCACCGCGCAGAAAGATGCTCACCCCGCGCGCAGGAAACTGCCCCGCGCGACGCAGCGCCCGAAGCTCCTCGCGTGCCCGCGCCAACGTGGCAAAAGGCCCATCCGTCCTGGCGCCATTGGCACTCGGCATCCTGCCTGACCAGGCATCATTGCCC
The Calditrichota bacterium genome window above contains:
- a CDS encoding right-handed parallel beta-helix repeat-containing protein: MRSWLFCVVLSFLVLMTLGCQKGDGGRLSLYVSPQGNDAWSGRMPSANGARTDGPFATLARAREELRALRRAGQFPARGVSIFLRGGDYPLVSTFELSAEDSGSAAGGVVWASYPGEIARLVGGRPLSGWRKVEDERVLARLSPEARSQVLEVDLHALGISEVGRRQRSGMGLPEVPAPSELFFRGQRMTVARYPNEGWLHIVEVPQHGPRLLYEGVAHTPKDGLPRGRHYGRFVYPGDRPAHWQPQEVWLHGFWSWDWADAYLPVGRIDTARHEIYPAEPHHHYGYTKEQPFYFLNVLEELDAPGEYYIDPDKGMLYFWPPEEVRPGDLWISEMAEDLVRLSGTAFVSLEGLVFEFTRGNAVRITDGHDNVVAGCVIRNIGNTGVTVSGGVRNGVQSCDIYDTGDGGIRLIGGDRLSLVPASHFAINNHVYRISRINLTYRDAIRVEGVGNRVAHNLIHDAPHEAIYFSGNEHVIEYNEIYDVVKETGDAGAIYSGRDYTWRGTVVRYNFLHDLHGPGLFGVMGVYLDDFMSGTSVVGNVFYRAGRAVFLGGGRDNLVENNVFVDCKASVHIDARGLTWARNYFDGRYTWLTDRMRDVNYDQPPYSTRYPELLSYYADNPAVPRGNKVLRNVSAGGTWLDIEDGVDPGLLEMRDNVIADPVLCYWRGPEVKDAPTGTVYKNDDPQFREELAGNVILEGNPGFVAKERGDFRLRKGSVALQRGFVNPPIEKIGLYRDRFRRDLPKKDR